The Caproicibacterium amylolyticum genome includes the window TGTCTGAAATTGGAACATTGACAACGATTGGCCCACTGTTCTCCCTGTTTGTGCAGCCAGTCTGGGGCATGGTAAGCGACCGAACTGGAAAGCACCGCCTTGTCCTGACAGCCGCATTGTTTGGCAGCTCTGCTTCCGTTTTGCTCTATTCTGTTCACACCGGGTATCTGTTTTACATGGTTATCACCATGCTGTTCATGCTGTTTTATACCGCAATTCAGCCGCTAAGTGACACGATTGCTGTAGATTACATTACCCGGTCCGGCCACAACTACAGTGCTGTGCGCGTTGGAGGGTCCATTGGTTTTTCCATAGTCGTTCTGCTGCTTGGTAATTTTTTCAACGAACATCTTAATTTACTGTTTCTGCTCTGCTCTGGTCTGCTGTTTCTCGCACTAATTACTTCCTGCCTGCTGCCAAATTCTGAGCCAAATGCAGCAGTTAACTTGCCCCATGCTGAGAAAGCAGAGCAAAAGCCCTTTGACAAGCGCAAATTTGTTTTCTTGATTTGTTTTTCCTGTGTGCTTTTCTTTGCATTAAGCTTTAATTTTAACTTTGTTGGAATCTACGCGAAACAAATGACACCGTCCGGTACTCTGCTTGGTATCGCACTCTGTGCATCCTCCATCAGTGAAGTCCCCGTTCTGATACTGATTACGAAATTTTCCCGCCAGTTTGACCACATCAATATTGTCACAATTATCACCGCCGCCGGACTCTTGCTCGGCTTACGAATGCTGCTCTACTTTTTTGCACAAAACATAGGCATGATTATTCTTGCACAAACCATGCAGGGCA containing:
- a CDS encoding MFS transporter, with protein sequence MNKIRNFPVRLYFFYYVILYAGIAVYGGYISIYYMKAGFSLSEIGTLTTIGPLFSLFVQPVWGMVSDRTGKHRLVLTAALFGSSASVLLYSVHTGYLFYMVITMLFMLFYTAIQPLSDTIAVDYITRSGHNYSAVRVGGSIGFSIVVLLLGNFFNEHLNLLFLLCSGLLFLALITSCLLPNSEPNAAVNLPHAEKAEQKPFDKRKFVFLICFSCVLFFALSFNFNFVGIYAKQMTPSGTLLGIALCASSISEVPVLILITKFSRQFDHINIVTIITAAGLLLGLRMLLYFFAQNIGMIILAQTMQGITSMTIFYSMVTYINREIPATHKAVGQSVLVIAQSGISSILGNIGGGYVSEWLGIRQTYLLIAGIVFAVTIFCGGLYMLRHNRTVLAFFSRLKKH